In one window of Erinaceus europaeus chromosome 17, mEriEur2.1, whole genome shotgun sequence DNA:
- the RCOR2 gene encoding REST corepressor 2, which translates to MPSVMEKPSAGSGILSRSRAKTAPNGAQSPSEDDSSEEEHSHDSMIRVGTNYQAVIPECKPESPARYSNKELKGMLVWSPNHCVSDAKLDKYIAMAKEKHGYNIEQALGMLLWHKHDVEKSLADLANFTPFPDEWTVEDKVLFEQAFGFHGKCFQRIQQMLPDKLIPSLVKYYYSWKKTRSRTSVMDRQARRLGGRKDKEDSDELEEGRGAVSEGEPDAGDPKREPLPSRPLNARPGPGKKEAQGSQYRHHPLRTRRRPPKGMYLSPEGLTAVSGSPDLANLTLRGLDSQLVSLKRQVQSMKQTNSSLRQALEGGIDPLRPPEANMKFNSRWTTDEQLLAVQAIRRYGKDFGAIAEVIGNKTLTQVKTFFVSYRRRFNLEEVLQEWEAEQDGAPAAPAPAAPAAPAEEARRAPPVPTPAPAPAPAPAPALEEDDEVQITAVSTSAPRPAPPVPPPPTPPTSLSQPPPLLRPPLPTAPTLLRQPPPLQQGRFLQPRLAPNQPPPPLIRPALAASRHGARPGAQPPPTLIGAPLEPPAPSL; encoded by the exons ATGCCCTCGGTGATGGAGAAGCCGAGCGCGGGCTCCGGGATCCTGTCCCGCAGCCGGGCCAAGACGGCGCCCAACGGCGCGCAGTCCCCCTCGGAGGATGACAGCAGCGAGGAGGAGCACTCCCACG ACAGCATGATCCGCGTTGGAACCAATTACCAGGCCGTGATTCCGGAGTGCAAGCCcg AGAGCCCAGCGCGTTACAGCAACAAGGAGCTCAAGGGGATGCTGGTGTGGTCGCCCAACCACTGCGTGTCCGACGCCAAGC ttgATAAGTACATAGCCATGGCCAAGGAGAAGCACGGTTACAACATTGAGCAG GCGCTGGGCATGCTCCTATGGCACAAACACGACGTGGAGAAGTCCTTGGCCGACCTGGCCAACTTCACGCCCTTCCCCGACGAGTGGACGGTGGAGGACAAGGTGCTGTTTGAGCAAGCCTTCGGCTTCCATGGCAAGTGCTTCCAGCGTATCCAGCAGATG TTGCCGGACAAGCTGATCCCCAGCCTGGTGAAGTATTACTACTCCTGGAAGAAGACTCGTAGCCGCACCAGCGTGATGGACAGACAGGCCCGGCGGCTGGGTGGCCGGAAGGACAAAGAAGACAG CGATGAGcttgaagagggaagaggagccgTGAGTGAGGGGGAGCCGGATGCCGGGGACCCCAAGAGAGAG CCTCTGCCTTCTCGGCCCCTGAATGCCCGCCCAGGGCCTGGGAAGAAGGAGGCCCAGGGGTCTCAGTACCGCCACCACCCACTGCGAACCCGTCGGCGCCCCCCTAAGGGCATGTACCTGAGCCCCGAGGGCCTGACCGCTGTGTCCGGGAGCCCCGACCTCGCCAACCTCACCCTGCGAGGCCTGGATTCCCAGCTCGTCTCCCTCAAGCGCCAG GTGCAAAGCATGAAGCAGACCAACAGCAGCCTCCGCCAGGCCCTGGAGGGTGGCATTGACCCACTGCGCCCCCCGGAG GCCAACATGAAGTTCAACTCCCGCTGGACCACAGACGAGCAGCTTTTGGCCGTGCAAG CCATCCGGCGGTACGGCAAGGACTTCGGGGCCATAGCCGAGGTGATCGGCAACAAGACCCTGACTCAGGTGAAGACGTTCTTCGTGAGCTACCGGCGCCGCTTCAACCTGGAAGAGGTGCTGCAGGAGTGGGAGGCCGAGCAGGACGGGGCGCCCGCAGCAccagcccccgccgcccccgccgcccccgcggaGGAGGCGCGCAGGGCGCCGCCCGTGCCCACCCCTGCACCCGCGCCCGCACCCGCGCCCGCGCCGGCGCTGGAGGAGGACGACGAA gtccaGATCACAGCCGTGTCCACGTCGGCGCCCCGGCCGGCGCCCCCCGTGCCGCCCCCGCCCACGCCGCCCACTTCGCTGTCGCAGCCGCCGCCGTTGCTGAGGCCGCCGCTGCCCACGGCGCCCACCCTGCTCCGCCAGCCGCCCCCCCTGCAGCAGGGCCGCTTCCTGCAGCCGCGCCTGGCCCCCAACCAGCCGCCCCCTCCCCTCATCCGGCCGGCGCTGGCCGCCTCCCGCCACGGGGCTCGCCCGGGTGCCCAGCCTCCGCCCACCCTGATCGGAGCCCCCCTGGAACCCCCGGCCCCCTCACTCTGA